CGTCGGTGTCGCGGCCGGGGATCGATGCCCCGGAGTTCTCGGCGATGCCCGTGCGGACGGCGCCGGGGAAGACCAGGGTCACCGCGACGTTCGTCGTGCGCAGTTCGGCGTAGAGGCCCTCGGTGAGCAGTTTGACCGCAGCCTTGCTCGCCCCGTAGACGGACTGCCCGGGCACCGGCACGAACGCGCCCATGCTGGACACGTTGAGCAGGCTCGCCTCGGGCCGGCCCAACAGAACGGGCAGGAAGGCCTTGCACATGTGCACGACGCCCCAGTAGTTGACGTCGAGGACCTTCGTCATCTCCTCGTACGACAGCTCGGCGAAGGGCACGAACTTCTGGATGATGCCGGCGACATTGGCGACGCCGTCCACCTGCCCGTGCGCTGTGGTCACCTCGTCGACGAGTGTTTCGACGGCCCCACGGTCGGAGACGTCGACGGTGTGGGAGGTGAGCCGGTCCACGTAGGCGGCGGCCAGCGCGCGTGTGCCGTCGAGCCCGTCGGCCCGGAGATCGACGGCGGCGACCCGCGCTCCCCGGGCGAGCAGTTCGAGCACGACGTCGCGCCCGATACCGTTGCCGCCGCCGGTGACGACGAAGACCTTGTCCCGGATCTGCATGCTGTCTCCTCACATCGCTGCCCCCCCCACAGTGAATCCGCTCCGGGACGACATCGCCACCCCGACGTGTGCCGGGGTGCGCCGGTGGGTACCCGTCGGGGCACGCATCGGGCCGGACACGGAGGTGGACATGGGCACGTCGAAGAAGGAGAACGAGGAGGTCCGCAAGGACCCGCCAGGCCCCGTTGACCATGGTCGCGACGGTGGGATGGCCACCCGGGAGAACGCCCCCGAGGTGGTCGAGCGGTCGGACGACGAGAAGAAGTGAGCCGGCGACGGTCCGCCCGCCGAAACGAGGTTCGCCCGTGCTGCAGCAGGGGCGAACCTCGTTTCGGTGCGTCAGGACACCGGTCGCGTCAGTCGATCGTCACGGTGATCGACGACAGCGCACTGCCGAGGATCTGCGGGATGTTGTTGATCGGCCGATGGGTCTCGAACTGCACCTCGTAGGGCACGCGCAGGAGGGCCTCGAGCGTCGGCCAGTCGTGTTCGACGGTGTACCGGTACTTCGGCAGCAGTTCGGTGGTGATGTAGTCCCAGCGGTCGTCGAACACCGACCAGTCCCAGGACGGCAGCGGCGTGGTCAGCGTCGCCGCGCGCCCGTCGGGCAGGACACCGCTCACCCGGATCGGCTTGTAGTTCCGGGGATACACCACTCCGGCGACCGAGGGTGATCCGGCGAGGGTGGTCGCGTAGGTGAGGGCCTTGCCGATGCCGTCGCGGTAGTTGCGGGCCTCGTCCCACATCGCGCCGACCACGGTGTACTGCTCGCGGCGCAGCAGCGCGGCGTTCCCGGCTGCGACCCGGTCGGGTTCGCCGGAGGCGATGTCGTACCAGGCCTGCAGGACGGCGTCGTCGATGAGCCCGGCGGCGTGGAATTCCTCGATGGCACCGAGCCCTTCGTGCACGTACATGTAGTGCAGGGGCATGAGGTCGGAGAAGATCGCCTTCTGCATCGCGAGGATCCGCCGGATGTACCAGCGCAGGTCCTCGGTGGTGATCTCCGCGCCGTGGTCGGCGAGTTCCCGCAGTCCCTCGGGGAGCTGCCCGACGGCCTCGGGCCCGAAGGCCGATTCGACGGCGCCGATGATCGCGCGGGCGTTCTCCTGCAGTCCCGGCAGGTCGTAGATGTCGGTGGCGAGTTCGAAATCAGCGACGCCGCCGCCGAAGTCGGCTCCGACCTGCCCTCCCATGCCGGCCCACTGCAGTTCGCGGCGGGCGAGCTGGAAGTCCTCGTAGTAGCGGTACGAACGGATGAGATTGTCGCGGTTGGCCGCCACCGTGGTGTTCGGATTCCAGGAGGCGAGGGCGATGCCCGCCTCCGTGGTGGCCTGCGCGAGCCGGTACTG
This region of Rhodococcus sp. Z13 genomic DNA includes:
- a CDS encoding SDR family NAD(P)-dependent oxidoreductase, with the translated sequence MQIRDKVFVVTGGGNGIGRDVVLELLARGARVAAVDLRADGLDGTRALAAAYVDRLTSHTVDVSDRGAVETLVDEVTTAHGQVDGVANVAGIIQKFVPFAELSYEEMTKVLDVNYWGVVHMCKAFLPVLLGRPEASLLNVSSMGAFVPVPGQSVYGASKAAVKLLTEGLYAELRTTNVAVTLVFPGAVRTGIAENSGASIPGRDTDAAANITSSATAAYRIVDAIEKGTFRVCIGKDATMLDLLARLLPRRSIELVAKKMGSLVSR